A single genomic interval of Bacteroidales bacterium harbors:
- a CDS encoding MBL fold metallo-hydrolase: MKITPIITELWQIDAGVAFGVIPKSIWSNFYSVSENNLIPISNRCLIIENNNRLILIETGFGNKRNEKYYQYKYFIEKTPLKQAISNAGYNAEDFTDVIFTHLHDDHCGGAVNINESGEAEIVCPKANHWVSKKQWNSALNPNKRETAAYFNDNILPIFDKGLIRFVEKEVEIIPDIYVLLRDGHTLGQMLPLINSNGQKWLYSADFIPSIPHIQPVWISSVDILPILALEEKIEFLNNAIKENINLIFEHDFYNEAAKIEKDIKGFAGSQIKIH; the protein is encoded by the coding sequence ATGAAAATAACTCCTATAATCACAGAACTATGGCAAATTGACGCTGGCGTTGCTTTTGGAGTAATACCAAAATCTATTTGGAGTAATTTTTATTCGGTAAGCGAAAACAATTTAATCCCAATCTCTAATCGCTGCTTAATTATTGAAAACAATAACAGATTAATCCTGATAGAAACAGGTTTTGGCAATAAGAGAAATGAAAAATATTATCAATACAAATATTTTATCGAAAAAACTCCATTAAAACAAGCTATTTCAAACGCCGGCTATAATGCTGAAGATTTTACAGATGTGATTTTCACTCATTTGCACGACGATCATTGTGGAGGAGCGGTTAATATAAATGAAAGTGGAGAAGCGGAAATCGTTTGCCCAAAAGCAAATCATTGGGTTAGTAAAAAACAATGGAATTCAGCATTAAATCCAAACAAACGCGAAACAGCCGCTTATTTCAACGACAATATTTTGCCAATTTTCGACAAAGGGCTAATTCGTTTTGTTGAAAAAGAAGTGGAAATAATTCCCGACATTTATGTGTTATTACGCGATGGGCACACATTAGGACAAATGCTGCCTCTGATAAATTCTAACGGGCAAAAATGGTTGTACTCCGCTGATTTCATTCCGTCTATTCCACACATACAGCCAGTTTGGATTTCATCTGTTGATATATTGCCTATTTTAGCTTTAGAAGAAAAAATCGAATTCTTAAATAATGCAATTAAAGAAAATATAAATTTAATTTT